A single region of the Silene latifolia isolate original U9 population chromosome 8, ASM4854445v1, whole genome shotgun sequence genome encodes:
- the LOC141594118 gene encoding NDR1/HIN1-like protein 6 — protein MMYDHQRIHPAPDVEAQSLPPPSPPQSASKPLIPTNLEKSDSVNHQFPPPPTRTLPSNYPPPGKPTKRRHSCCCRVFCCIFCLIIFLIIAIGATIGILFLVFHPKIPKYSIDSLMVTQFAPDPANDSLTASFAVNVTAYNPNKHIGILYLRGSHLSAWYRDTLLCQGALPVFYQGHRNTTVINVPLTGTVNNATGMVATLQQDQSQRGNIPLVLTANVPIKVKLGLLKTMKLRFKVHCDLTIDNLVTNQNIRVSSSNCKIKLRRLF, from the coding sequence ATGATGTATGATCACCAAAGAATTCACCCTGCTCCCGATGTCGAAGCGCAATCCCTAccgccaccatcaccaccacagtCAGCGTCAAAACCTTTAATTCCTACCAACTTGGAAAAATCTGATAGTGTTAACCATCAATTTCCTCCACCACCAACAAGAACACTACCATCCAACTACCCACCACCAGGGAAACCTACAAAAAGACGTCATTCTTGTTGTTGTCGCGTCTTTTGTTGCATCTTCTGTCTCATTATTTTCTTAATTATCGCCATAGGGGCAACTATAGGCATACTTTTCCTAGTATTCCATCCTAAAATCCCAAAATACTCAATAGACTCCCTAATGGTAACACAGTTCGCCCCAGATCCTGCCAACGACTCCCTCACCGCCTCGTTCGCAGTCAATGTCACCGCCTACAACCCTAACAAACACATAGGCATACTCTACCTACGTGGCTCCCACCTCAGCGCGTGGTATAGGGACACTCTCTTATGCCAGGGTGCCTTGCCAGTGTTCTATCAAGGACACCGAAACACAACCGTTATTAACGTCCCATTGACAGGGACCGTTAACAACGCGACGGGTATGGTTGCGACGTTGCAACAAGACCAAAGTCAAAGAGGGAACATTCCGTTGGTATTAACAGCAAATGTTCCGATTAAAGTAAAGTTGGGATTATTAAAGACgatgaaattaaggtttaaaGTCCATTGTGACTTAACAATTGACAATTTGGTTACTAATCAGAATATACGTGTTAGTAGTAGTAATTGCAAGATTAAACTTAGACGTCTTTTTTGA
- the LOC141594119 gene encoding uncharacterized protein LOC141594119, producing MAPMICFDIVEWHFPNRVARQFGWKQIIPLNSDTEPKLHKVDKRGASSRNWMEKHQPYISNWVRRGDFRFRGEEDDIEMNYYDPYMVWYRDRTILRLNPFPPQATYQAPFGATEYLAQGFVNVHNTCDTELRQMPLEVPPHFRTMVSHLRDYSSQSLEHVGYSHLLQPTVEPRQESSPMVQESLNSMNVDDDAPLVQYTRRGRRSKSSMPARHSMSSMPSMSSMSAMSSMPSMSSMSPVNEEGTPEPKKGFWNRLRGKSKKKT from the exons ATGGCCCCTATGATTTGTTTCGACATTGTTGAGTGGCATTTTCCAAATAGGGTAGCTCGTCAATTTGGGTGGAAACAAATTATCCCATTAAACTCTGATACCGAACCAAAATTGCACAAAGTAGACAAAAGGGGTGCCTCTTCACGGAATTGGATGGAAAAACATCAACCCTACATATCAAATTGGGTTAGGAGGGGTGATTTTCGGTTCCGTGGTGAAGAGGATGATATTGAAATGAACTACTACGACCCTTACATGGTTTGGTACCGGGATCGCACTATTCTTCGCTTGAACCCTTTTCCCCCACAAGCTACTTATCAAGCACCCTTTGGAGCCACAGAATATCTT GCGCAAGGTTTCGTCAATGTCCATAATACATGTGATACGGAGCTTCGACAAATGCCTCTTGAGGTGCCTCCACATTTCCGGACAATGGTTTCACACCTACGGGACTACTCCTCTCAATCGCTTGAACATGTAGGCTATTCCCATCTCCTTCAACCAACCGTAGAACCAAGGCAAGAAAGTTCACCAATGGTTCAAGAGTCCCTCAACTCAATGAATGTGGATGACGATGCACCATTGGTTCAATACACAAGGAGGGGTAGACGCTCTAAGTCATCCATGCCGGCTAGACACTCTATGTCTTCCATGCCTTCCATGTCTTCAATGTCGGCCATGTCTTCAATGCCTTCCATGTCTTCAATGTCACCCGTCAATGAAGAAGGTACCCCGGAGCCTAAGAAAGGGTTTTGGAATCGCCTTCGAGGAAAAAGCAAGAAGAAGACTTGA
- the LOC141594120 gene encoding uncharacterized protein LOC141594120 — translation MESGNSSSMQSSSGGGGGAGAGIGIGSGGGGGDDQEYESSVGNSSNYFFNTSTTTPPPPPQLQQYNSSMQQQQQQQHFLFSNNLPPSSQLNNNNFLDSFGGDQSNFQNIMFWQQQPPPQQQQQQLQQQQQQQHTTTTTTTTTNHPLPPSTSSGKGTGSSGPGQKNPRKRTRASRRAPTTVLTTDTTNFRAMVQEFTGIPSSPFSAAASPFLSRRLTDLFTGSAPAGPLRPAGLSSGSHLERLLAGYSNNTSSNNPNFPFRPSAHKPLINTSNLGITPPTHDQQSNLPFQSLLQTGAISSTPSSLLLPSGSSSNNNATLRYNSPGGLLSGGSGLSVGAHFQELSGILGNHHQMFLSSTDTNTNLPGGGGSENVNINAFSLPSHMGGGGEEGSGWRTGPSNDEINNVGNDGNNNDTSNQQMEGTISGSGTSNYDHRNHNHNVSNSNANAGSSTGAQGTLGNFLD, via the coding sequence ATGGAATCTGGTAATAGTAGTAGCATGCAGTCTTCTAGTGGAGGCGGAGGCGGAGCCGGAGCCGGTATTGGTATCGGTAGTGGTGGCGGTGGCGGTGACGATCAAGAATATGAATCAAGTGTAGGGAATAGTAGTAATTATTTTTTCAATACTTCAACTActactccaccaccaccaccacaattaCAACAATATAATTCATCTatgcagcaacaacaacaacaacaacatttcTTGTTTTCCAACAACCTACCACCTTCATcacaattaaataataataattttcttgACTCTTTTGGTGGTGATCAATCTAATTTTCAAAACATTATGTTTTggcaacaacaaccaccaccacaacaacaacaacaacaacttcagcagcagcaacaacaacaacatactaCAACGACAACGACGACAACAACAAATCATCCTTTGCCACCGAGTACAAGTTCCGGAAAGGGAACCGGATCATCCGGTCCGGGTCAGAAAAACCCAAGAAAAAGAACCCGAGCATCAAGACGAGCGCCGACAACGGTTCTAACCACCGACACAACCAACTTCCGAGCCATGGTTCAAGAATTCACCGGCATTCCTTCCTCTCCATTTTCCGCTGCGGCTTCACCTTTTTTATCCCGTCGGCTTACTGACCTTTTCACCGGTTCAGCACCCGCTGGACCGTTACGTCCAGCGGGTTTATCCAGCGGTAGTCATTTGGAGAGATTACTAGCTGGGTAtagtaataatactagtagtaatAATCCAAATTTCCCATTTCGCCCTTCGGCTCATAAACCGTTAATTAATACTAGTAATCTCGGTATTACCCCTCCAACACATGATCAACAAAGTAATCTGCCATTCCAGTCACTTCTACAAACAGGGGCAATTTCGTCAACTCCGTCATCATTACTACTACCGTCtggtagtagtagtaataataacgCGACATTGAGATACAATTCACCAGGAGGATTGTTGTCAGGAGGAAGTGGACTATCAGTAGGGGCCCACTTTCAAGAACTAAGTGGGATTCTTGGTAATCATCACCAAATGTTCTTGTCCTCCACTGATACTAATACAAATCTACCCGGTGGAGGCGGCAGCGAGAACGTGAATATAAACGCGTTCTCGCTGCCGTCCCACATGGGTGGGGGTGGAGAAGAGGGTAGTGGTTGGCGAACCGGACCGAGTAATGATGAAATTAATAATGTGGGTAATGATGGTAATAATAATGATACTAGTAATCAGCAAATGGAGGGGACAATTAGTGGAAGTGGGACTAGTAATTACGATCAtcgtaatcataatcataatgtTAGTAATTCCAATGCTAATGCTGGTTCTTCTACTGGTGCTCAAGGTACGTTGGGCAATTTTCTTGATTAA